The following coding sequences are from one Salinicoccus sp. Bachu38 window:
- a CDS encoding M20 metallopeptidase family protein, with protein MNLQQQIENVMEEVVTWRRTMHKHPEISFHEHWTSGYIKSELEKMGGVEISQPTETSVLGIIRGANPGRKIGLRADIDALKIQEERRDIDFASTNDGAMHACGHDGHAAILLGAAKVLLHNIESLHGEVYLIFQHAEEEPPGGAQEMVATGLFDDLDFIYGQHLFTPIPTGKIGITNGPITSNSDTFDLKIQGRGGHSSQPENSIDPIVIGGQILNQFQTIISRITSPLDSAVISTTKFHSGSAKNIIPDSAVLEGSIRTINDETRETVRERMEKAIDGVCAMYGATYDFSFNYGYSAVVNEDTVTDRIRKMATEEFGDKVFEYPLAMGGEDFAAFSRIIPATYAWIGAGNREKDMEYPHHHPKFGIDEDSFIDGVKMMVHTALEMTQPE; from the coding sequence ATGAATCTGCAACAACAGATTGAAAATGTAATGGAAGAAGTAGTCACATGGCGCCGCACGATGCACAAGCATCCGGAAATATCATTCCATGAACATTGGACAAGCGGCTATATAAAATCAGAACTTGAAAAAATGGGGGGTGTTGAAATTTCCCAGCCGACGGAAACGAGTGTCCTCGGCATCATAAGAGGGGCGAATCCCGGCAGGAAAATCGGCCTCCGTGCAGACATCGATGCCCTGAAGATCCAGGAGGAGCGTAGGGATATAGACTTTGCCTCCACGAATGACGGCGCGATGCATGCATGCGGCCATGACGGCCATGCTGCCATCCTGCTTGGGGCCGCCAAAGTGCTCTTGCATAATATCGAATCCCTCCATGGGGAAGTCTACCTGATCTTCCAGCATGCTGAAGAGGAACCGCCGGGCGGTGCACAGGAAATGGTCGCAACAGGACTCTTCGATGACCTCGACTTCATCTATGGCCAGCATCTATTCACACCGATACCGACAGGGAAAATCGGCATCACGAATGGACCGATTACATCAAACTCCGATACTTTCGACCTGAAGATCCAGGGGCGGGGCGGCCATTCCTCCCAACCCGAGAACTCGATCGACCCGATCGTCATCGGCGGCCAGATTCTGAACCAGTTCCAGACGATCATTTCACGAATCACCTCGCCACTCGATTCCGCAGTCATCTCGACGACGAAATTTCATTCCGGCAGTGCGAAGAACATCATCCCGGACAGTGCGGTGCTCGAAGGCAGCATCCGCACCATCAATGACGAAACACGTGAAACGGTCAGGGAACGGATGGAAAAGGCGATCGACGGCGTCTGTGCCATGTATGGTGCAACCTACGACTTTTCATTCAACTATGGCTATTCCGCGGTAGTGAATGAAGACACGGTTACAGACAGGATCAGAAAGATGGCTACAGAGGAATTTGGAGATAAAGTATTTGAATATCCGCTCGCCATGGGCGGGGAGGACTTCGCTGCCTTCTCCCGCATCATCCCGGCAACCTACGCCTGGATCGGCGCAGGGAACAGGGAGAAGGATATGGAATATCCGCACCACCATCCGAAGTTCGGCATCGACGAAGACAGCTTCATCGATGGCGTGAAAATGATGGTCCATACTGCGCTTGAAATGACACAGCCTGAATAG
- a CDS encoding sodium:solute symporter family transporter encodes MEQITLYTWIGFSVFLLLMLAVGYLSSKKMKTIGDFATGGGKLGPYVLGFSFAATYLSAATFLGYPGWSHEWGLSNLWLFLAMIGGGPIGVLMVAKKVRKLNTKQKSLSLPDWLGDFYKSDILRVGTALILLFNIFYIAAQFVAGARIFEYLLGMSYTTGLILIAVIVVVYVFAGGALADIYTDAIQAVLMAVTAVVIFISGIVIFWRGSIADTFSGISGNLASQNENLVAVFNPESLHFYSFGAVFGAIAIQWAFASAPHLFNKVLGLKHEKDLGKMIATYVVVASLCVLVLFGGLYSRAALGDSVAAADLALVDYIIWAFPAIFVAFFGVVILAAAMSTTDGIFVSISTVFANDIFLKFLVKRNIVKVSDEKAQRMAFQISRMTVPIIGLLALLIVIRPPEYMGDVMWIGISGIAAGTMGPILQAVYAKRKAPARAAELSMIVGLGSYLFLYFSGIIPSTMSAGAVATFIGIATINVASWVLRPSTEVKPVEEGGS; translated from the coding sequence ATGGAACAGATTACCCTATATACTTGGATCGGCTTTTCCGTATTTCTGCTGCTGATGCTTGCGGTCGGCTATCTGAGTTCGAAAAAAATGAAGACGATCGGTGACTTTGCGACAGGCGGCGGCAAGCTTGGCCCGTATGTACTGGGCTTTTCATTCGCTGCAACATATTTGAGCGCCGCGACTTTCCTCGGGTATCCGGGATGGTCCCATGAGTGGGGGCTGTCCAACCTCTGGCTGTTCCTCGCCATGATTGGAGGCGGACCGATTGGTGTCCTCATGGTGGCCAAAAAGGTGCGGAAGCTGAACACGAAGCAGAAATCGCTATCCCTGCCGGACTGGCTGGGTGATTTCTACAAAAGCGACATCCTGAGGGTGGGGACGGCCCTCATCCTCCTGTTCAACATATTCTATATCGCCGCCCAGTTCGTGGCGGGCGCAAGAATATTCGAGTATCTGCTCGGCATGTCCTATACGACCGGACTCATACTCATCGCCGTCATTGTCGTCGTCTATGTATTTGCAGGCGGTGCCCTGGCCGACATATATACCGATGCCATCCAGGCTGTATTGATGGCGGTCACGGCCGTCGTCATATTCATCTCGGGCATCGTCATCTTCTGGCGCGGGAGCATCGCTGATACATTTTCCGGCATTTCGGGCAATCTTGCCTCACAGAACGAAAATCTGGTGGCGGTATTCAATCCCGAATCCCTGCACTTCTATTCCTTCGGGGCAGTGTTCGGCGCCATCGCCATCCAGTGGGCGTTCGCCTCTGCACCGCACCTGTTCAATAAGGTGCTCGGACTGAAGCATGAGAAGGACCTCGGGAAGATGATCGCGACCTACGTCGTCGTCGCCTCCCTGTGCGTCCTTGTCCTCTTCGGTGGCCTATACAGCCGGGCGGCACTCGGCGATTCGGTCGCTGCAGCGGACCTCGCACTCGTGGACTATATTATCTGGGCGTTTCCTGCCATCTTCGTCGCCTTTTTCGGCGTCGTCATACTGGCAGCTGCAATGTCCACGACGGACGGCATCTTCGTCTCCATTTCGACGGTATTCGCCAATGATATCTTCCTGAAGTTCCTGGTCAAGCGGAACATCGTCAAAGTCAGCGACGAAAAGGCGCAGAGGATGGCCTTCCAGATCAGCCGGATGACTGTGCCGATCATCGGCCTGCTTGCACTCCTCATCGTCATCCGTCCGCCCGAATATATGGGCGACGTCATGTGGATCGGCATCTCGGGCATCGCCGCTGGAACGATGGGACCGATACTGCAGGCGGTCTATGCGAAACGGAAGGCACCGGCGAGGGCCGCCGAACTGTCGATGATAGTCGGCCTCGGTTCCTACCTGTTCCTCTACTTCAGCGGCATCATCCCGAGCACAATGTCGGCAGGAGCTGTCGCGACCTTCATCGGCATCGCGACCATCAACGTCGCCTCGTGGGTGCTCCGTCCATCCACAGAGGTGAAACCAGTAGAAGAAGGAGGGTCCTGA
- a CDS encoding Na+/H+ antiporter NhaC family protein yields the protein MKDNTRGNPLALLPLLVFVALFIGTGIIARDFQAMPITVAVIIAIVAAMFLKPKDRLNEKIGILTRGAGRENIMLMVLIFLLAGAFSQVAENMGAVESTVNLGLSLLPSSLLLIGLFIICCFISISMGTSTGTVVALAPIAIGIAGQTDLPLALALATVIGGAMFGDNLSVISDTTIVSTQSQEVKMADKFKTNFFIVLPGAIATVIILWFISSGQTTTPATDLDYSLVKVLPYLAVLVIALLGVNVLIVLAGGIVFAGLVGVLDGSYTFTSFVAAAGEGIGNMQNIAIIAILIGGLIALIQHYGGIDYLLHFITSRIRSRKGAEFGIAALVSATDLSTANNTISIIITGPLARDIADEYGVDRRKSASVLDIFAAAFQGLIPYGGQMLAAAGLAAISPVAMIPYSIYPAMLLICGIIAILIGFPRKLNA from the coding sequence ATGAAGGATAATACACGGGGCAATCCGCTTGCACTGCTCCCCCTGCTTGTTTTTGTTGCCCTATTCATCGGTACCGGCATCATCGCCCGGGACTTCCAGGCAATGCCGATCACAGTTGCGGTCATCATCGCCATCGTTGCAGCGATGTTCCTGAAACCGAAAGACCGGCTGAATGAAAAGATCGGCATCCTGACCCGAGGTGCCGGCCGGGAGAACATCATGCTGATGGTGCTCATCTTCCTGCTCGCCGGTGCATTCTCACAGGTTGCAGAAAACATGGGCGCTGTGGAATCCACAGTCAATCTCGGCCTGTCACTCCTGCCGAGCAGCCTGCTGCTGATCGGGCTGTTCATCATCTGCTGCTTCATCTCCATTTCAATGGGGACATCTACAGGCACGGTCGTGGCACTCGCCCCCATCGCCATCGGTATTGCCGGACAGACGGACCTGCCACTCGCACTGGCACTTGCCACGGTCATCGGCGGCGCCATGTTCGGGGACAATCTGTCGGTCATTTCCGATACGACGATCGTTTCCACCCAGTCCCAGGAAGTCAAAATGGCCGACAAGTTCAAGACGAATTTCTTCATTGTATTGCCGGGCGCAATCGCGACGGTCATCATACTCTGGTTCATTTCATCCGGACAGACCACAACACCTGCGACAGATCTCGACTACAGCCTGGTCAAGGTCCTGCCCTATCTCGCCGTCCTGGTGATCGCCCTGCTCGGTGTCAACGTACTGATTGTGCTGGCAGGGGGCATCGTATTTGCCGGTCTGGTCGGCGTCCTTGACGGCTCCTATACATTCACATCATTCGTCGCCGCTGCCGGGGAAGGCATCGGCAACATGCAGAACATCGCCATCATCGCCATCCTGATCGGCGGGCTCATTGCGCTGATCCAGCACTACGGGGGCATCGACTACCTGCTCCACTTCATCACCAGCAGAATCCGTTCCAGAAAGGGTGCGGAATTCGGAATCGCCGCACTCGTCAGTGCAACAGACCTGAGCACAGCCAACAATACAATTTCCATCATCATCACCGGGCCACTGGCCAGGGACATTGCCGACGAATATGGTGTCGACCGGAGGAAGTCGGCGAGTGTGCTCGACATCTTCGCCGCCGCCTTCCAGGGGCTCATCCCCTACGGCGGACAGATGCTTGCCGCGGCAGGACTGGCTGCCATTTCTCCAGTCGCGATGATTCCATACTCCATCTATCCCGCGATGCTGCTGATCTGCGGCATCATCGCGATACTCATCGGTTTCCCGAGGAAACTGAATGCGTGA
- a CDS encoding Flp family type IVb pilin: MMELFKGLLMEEEGQGMTEYGLVLGLLVVVIVGAFVLFGPQIEALMKAIGDQVSGTTTEITAP; encoded by the coding sequence ATGATGGAACTTTTCAAAGGTTTGCTTATGGAAGAGGAAGGACAGGGCATGACGGAATACGGTCTTGTTCTGGGGCTGCTCGTTGTTGTAATTGTTGGTGCTTTCGTATTATTCGGGCCACAAATTGAAGCGCTGATGAAAGCAATTGGAGATCAAGTGAGTGGAACAACTACTGAGATCACCGCTCCATAA
- a CDS encoding AbgT family transporter, translating to MENNQKRGIFNRFLDVVERVGNKLPDPIVLFIILMFTILGASFIGGMLRWEAVNPADGETIQAVNLLNGEGIVRIFTEAITNFSEFPPLGMVLVVMIGIGMAEKSGYFETAMKRAIEVSPQKLILPAIILVGIIGNVAGDAAPIILPPIAAMVVMKLGYHPFVGLVMAYAASLGAFAANIIPGMTEALALAFTEPAAQLIDPDYTGSLLMNYYFTAVATVFLLIIVYFVTKKITVPRLGTYEGMEKADHEPLKREEVVALRWANISALLTFIVFMVLLLPENAIFRNAETGSIIQDSPFMNSIIFILTIFFFVPGLVYGLKAGTIRSTRDFGSMLGDAMGTMGSYIVLVFFAAQMLAYFSWSNLGPIIAIKGANALEAVNASGIPLIIGFILLAGLINLLIGSASAKWAILAPVFVPMFMLLGYDPAFTQMLYRIGDSFTNPITPMLPYLPLLLAFAQRYDKNAGLGTLLSALLPYSIVLFFAWTILLIVWYLLGIPLGIDGPIYLPES from the coding sequence ATGGAAAATAATCAGAAGAGGGGAATCTTCAACCGTTTCCTCGATGTAGTCGAAAGGGTGGGAAATAAACTTCCCGATCCGATCGTACTCTTCATCATACTGATGTTTACGATTCTCGGCGCCTCATTCATTGGAGGCATGCTCAGGTGGGAAGCGGTAAACCCCGCTGACGGTGAAACAATCCAGGCGGTGAACCTGCTCAACGGCGAGGGAATCGTCCGCATCTTTACAGAAGCAATAACGAACTTCAGTGAATTTCCACCCCTCGGCATGGTATTGGTCGTCATGATCGGTATCGGAATGGCCGAGAAATCAGGATACTTCGAGACGGCGATGAAACGTGCCATCGAAGTATCACCACAGAAACTCATCCTGCCGGCCATCATCCTGGTCGGCATCATCGGCAACGTGGCCGGTGACGCTGCACCGATCATCCTGCCACCGATTGCGGCGATGGTCGTCATGAAGCTCGGCTACCATCCATTCGTCGGACTGGTCATGGCGTATGCCGCCTCCCTCGGTGCATTCGCGGCCAACATCATCCCGGGAATGACCGAAGCGCTGGCGCTTGCATTTACAGAGCCCGCCGCCCAGCTGATCGACCCCGACTATACAGGCAGCCTGCTGATGAACTACTACTTTACGGCAGTGGCCACTGTCTTCCTGCTCATCATCGTCTATTTCGTGACGAAGAAGATCACAGTGCCCCGCCTCGGTACATATGAAGGCATGGAGAAGGCCGACCATGAACCATTGAAACGGGAAGAAGTCGTGGCCCTCAGATGGGCGAACATTTCCGCACTTCTGACATTCATCGTCTTCATGGTATTGCTGCTTCCGGAGAATGCGATCTTCCGCAATGCAGAAACGGGCTCCATCATACAGGACTCCCCGTTCATGAATTCGATCATATTCATATTGACGATATTTTTCTTCGTCCCAGGCCTCGTCTATGGGCTCAAGGCGGGCACGATACGCTCGACGAGGGACTTCGGCAGCATGCTTGGCGATGCCATGGGCACAATGGGCAGTTATATCGTCCTTGTATTCTTTGCTGCCCAGATGCTCGCCTACTTCAGCTGGAGCAACCTCGGCCCGATCATCGCCATCAAGGGGGCGAATGCCCTCGAGGCGGTGAATGCATCTGGCATTCCGCTCATCATCGGGTTCATTTTGCTGGCGGGGCTCATCAACCTGCTGATCGGCAGTGCTTCGGCAAAATGGGCCATCCTGGCACCGGTATTCGTACCGATGTTCATGCTGCTCGGCTATGACCCGGCATTCACGCAGATGCTCTATCGTATCGGGGATTCGTTCACGAACCCGATTACACCAATGCTGCCATATCTGCCGCTCCTGCTCGCGTTTGCACAGCGCTATGACAAGAATGCCGGACTCGGCACACTGCTGTCAGCCCTGCTGCCATATTCGATCGTCCTGTTCTTTGCTTGGACGATACTGCTCATCGTATGGTATCTGCTCGGCATACCACTTGGTATCGACGGGCCGATCTACCTGCCTGAATCTTGA
- a CDS encoding thioredoxin domain-containing protein, producing the protein MSMEYAPPLSFGRDGAKKHVEVFLNTACPYCVNFFLAAHEAVMPRVEAGEVKYTVKHYDKPKVRLLHGTIANLFIDYNQPNEAYEIMKSLFLTQGEWAHLDSGEIEQMMEQEYGCQEQRSTMNLSLDITKEALERSISVVPTVFINGEKLEFDSRSPSEEIGKALVRALDTI; encoded by the coding sequence ATGAGTATGGAATATGCACCACCTTTGAGCTTTGGCCGGGATGGGGCGAAAAAGCACGTTGAAGTGTTTCTGAATACCGCCTGCCCGTACTGCGTGAACTTTTTCCTGGCGGCTCATGAAGCTGTGATGCCACGTGTCGAAGCGGGGGAAGTGAAGTACACCGTGAAGCACTATGACAAACCGAAGGTGAGGCTGCTTCACGGAACGATAGCGAACCTTTTCATAGACTACAACCAGCCGAATGAAGCGTATGAAATCATGAAGTCCCTGTTCCTTACACAGGGTGAATGGGCGCATCTCGACAGCGGCGAAATAGAACAGATGATGGAGCAGGAGTATGGCTGTCAGGAGCAGCGGAGTACGATGAACCTGAGCCTCGATATTACGAAAGAGGCACTGGAGCGTTCAATTTCAGTTGTTCCGACTGTTTTCATCAATGGTGAGAAACTCGAGTTCGACAGTAGGAGCCCTTCCGAAGAAATCGGGAAAGCACTGGTGAGAGCACTTGACACAATTTGA
- a CDS encoding TadE/TadG family type IV pilus assembly protein produces the protein MTRRENGQSTVEFAILVPLILFLLIGVVDFGRIIHSQLQLELVTQDAARMAGLGESDEMVKSYAIDNFIVGDASELSVSVSPAGEKDSGTYVTVEITYPEKILNPFGDYAIPFTVKTSSTTRVE, from the coding sequence ATGACGAGACGGGAAAATGGCCAATCTACTGTAGAATTCGCAATTCTTGTTCCTCTCATTCTCTTCCTGCTCATCGGGGTCGTCGATTTTGGGCGGATCATTCATTCACAGTTGCAACTGGAGCTAGTGACCCAGGATGCGGCACGCATGGCAGGTCTCGGAGAGTCGGACGAGATGGTAAAGTCATATGCGATCGACAATTTCATTGTGGGTGATGCCTCAGAACTCAGTGTGAGTGTGTCCCCTGCAGGTGAAAAGGATTCGGGAACTTATGTCACAGTGGAGATCACTTACCCTGAAAAAATTTTAAATCCGTTTGGAGACTATGCGATTCCCTTTACTGTAAAGACAAGTTCGACAACAAGAGTGGAGTGA
- a CDS encoding helix-turn-helix transcriptional regulator: MMASAIELLEKVQQTFASQYGLTFFLTDREGEVLTSVEGDNRLCSTMLEEGLLNEMENILKHGGRINRPLMYEISSGIHIMAAPVMDGEGTSHYLWAGVLVEQDTEADTQDEAYETVPVLDEDNRSEWLQLAGRIAEVTALCLQQTDVTPLSSLSLDRLRKSVQQHEAASAELFSQVTEDGGEIEFLGIAEQTGEDVYTVTNIIGKEAGTLKGKQFIVGEGFLGRTALTEAPGYWEDIGRDRRSRIFSSLEQRPQLLFTDTARMHDGSVAVLFGGSFSKKRASASTKTLMQMTSILTESSLLVEGLREENSQQLSRLTSLVEICRLMASTPDPRRMILILLDISINLVEGPFSLILIRDNKSGKGKLVTRGSYDGEVSQYVRSMMERTRQLSQLPDETDGEPYVVTLPNGQQAIECPLAYGNEVQGVLSVGIGNAAELDLQEHIAFLQTLSIIGGVSLQLTGHRETHVEEEKSEALHLAVQEMDEAAYARSKEAAELAAVITARLEFSETSARAVVRACQLSHYSPDFIRRIFPESDTASVMETGNAILQHRDIPRTDSTDVAGYIYALCIAYSKNDRLEDAEALPRIDEEALDTFLSLVRTTHVSEVEFDLAGSSKADDIQEIAEAVKRMDHLSPREQEVLTLLAEGKNNQDIAEILYISAHTVKNHITKIFHKLDVSDRVSAISKVYRYLHKH; encoded by the coding sequence ATGATGGCTTCAGCAATCGAATTGTTGGAAAAGGTCCAGCAGACATTTGCTTCACAGTATGGATTGACATTTTTCCTCACCGACAGGGAAGGGGAGGTGCTCACTTCGGTCGAAGGCGACAACAGACTGTGCAGTACAATGCTGGAAGAAGGACTATTGAACGAAATGGAAAATATACTCAAGCATGGTGGGCGCATCAACCGCCCGCTCATGTATGAGATATCCTCGGGCATCCATATCATGGCAGCGCCTGTCATGGATGGCGAGGGGACGTCCCACTATCTGTGGGCAGGTGTCCTGGTGGAACAGGACACAGAGGCCGACACGCAGGACGAAGCATATGAGACGGTGCCCGTCCTCGACGAAGACAATAGAAGCGAGTGGCTCCAGCTTGCCGGCAGGATCGCTGAGGTGACTGCATTATGCCTGCAGCAGACCGATGTCACGCCATTGTCCAGCCTCAGTCTCGACAGGCTCAGAAAATCTGTGCAGCAGCATGAGGCGGCGAGTGCCGAACTCTTTTCGCAAGTGACTGAAGATGGTGGAGAAATCGAGTTCCTGGGGATTGCCGAACAGACCGGGGAGGATGTCTATACTGTAACCAACATCATCGGGAAGGAAGCCGGGACACTCAAAGGGAAGCAGTTCATCGTTGGGGAAGGATTCCTCGGAAGGACTGCCCTGACGGAAGCGCCGGGATACTGGGAGGACATCGGCCGGGACAGGCGGTCTAGGATATTCTCCTCCCTGGAGCAGCGGCCACAGCTTCTGTTTACAGACACGGCACGGATGCACGATGGTTCGGTCGCTGTGCTGTTCGGAGGCAGCTTTTCGAAGAAGCGGGCAAGTGCTTCAACGAAGACGCTCATGCAGATGACCTCCATACTCACTGAATCGAGCCTGCTGGTGGAAGGGCTGCGGGAAGAGAATTCACAGCAGCTGTCCCGTCTGACTTCACTTGTGGAGATATGCAGGCTGATGGCCTCCACCCCGGATCCGAGGCGTATGATACTGATTCTGCTCGACATCAGCATCAACCTTGTCGAAGGGCCCTTTTCACTCATCCTCATCAGGGACAATAAGAGTGGAAAGGGGAAGCTCGTCACCCGGGGGAGCTACGACGGGGAAGTCAGCCAGTATGTCAGATCGATGATGGAACGGACACGACAGCTCTCGCAGCTGCCTGATGAAACAGATGGAGAACCTTATGTCGTCACCCTGCCGAACGGACAGCAGGCGATAGAATGCCCACTGGCATACGGCAATGAAGTGCAGGGGGTCCTTTCAGTCGGCATCGGGAATGCAGCAGAACTCGACTTGCAGGAGCACATTGCATTCCTCCAGACCCTCTCCATCATCGGCGGCGTCTCCCTCCAGCTCACCGGCCATAGGGAAACACACGTTGAAGAAGAGAAGTCGGAAGCACTGCACCTGGCCGTACAGGAAATGGACGAAGCAGCATATGCCCGGTCGAAGGAAGCGGCGGAACTCGCCGCCGTCATCACAGCACGCCTCGAATTTTCGGAAACGTCTGCCCGTGCTGTCGTCAGAGCATGCCAGCTCTCCCACTATTCACCTGACTTCATACGCAGGATATTCCCTGAAAGTGATACAGCTTCAGTAATGGAAACCGGTAATGCCATACTCCAGCATCGCGACATCCCACGTACGGACAGCACGGATGTTGCCGGATATATATATGCCCTTTGCATCGCCTATTCCAAAAACGACAGATTGGAAGATGCCGAAGCTCTCCCCCGTATCGATGAAGAGGCACTGGATACTTTCCTGTCGCTCGTCAGGACGACACACGTCAGTGAAGTGGAATTCGACCTGGCCGGCAGTTCCAAAGCGGATGATATACAGGAAATCGCAGAAGCTGTAAAACGCATGGATCACCTTTCCCCGAGGGAACAGGAAGTGCTCACACTTCTGGCAGAAGGCAAGAACAACCAGGACATTGCTGAAATCCTTTATATCAGTGCCCACACTGTGAAAAACCATATAACAAAGATATTCCATAAGCTGGATGTCTCGGACAGGGTAAGTGCCATTTCAAAAGTCTACAGATATCTCCATAAACATTAG
- a CDS encoding DUF192 domain-containing protein produces the protein MKLINSTRGTVIAQDLIEAHSFWSRFKGLMFRHDMPHDAALHLYPCSSIHTFFMKFDIDVIYINEQNEVVGIEKHLEPGKIGGRFKKARSVIELPAGTLSDLSTGDTVAFAEKNQAI, from the coding sequence ATGAAACTGATCAACAGCACAAGGGGAACAGTCATTGCACAAGACCTCATCGAGGCACACAGCTTCTGGTCCAGATTCAAAGGACTGATGTTCAGACATGACATGCCTCATGACGCAGCCCTTCATCTTTACCCTTGCAGTTCAATCCATACATTCTTCATGAAATTCGACATCGATGTCATCTACATCAATGAACAGAATGAAGTCGTCGGTATTGAAAAACATCTCGAACCCGGGAAGATCGGCGGAAGGTTCAAAAAAGCCCGCTCCGTCATCGAACTTCCCGCAGGTACACTCAGTGATCTCTCCACTGGTGACACTGTGGCATTTGCTGAAAAAAACCAGGCAATATAG
- a CDS encoding A24 family peptidase, with product MLINAFLIIILAICVVTDIRKRKIYNKVIFPALLAAFGLNIIFGGFSGFGDALIGFVVGFTLLLIPYILGGIGAGDVKLLGLIGAFKGSGFVLESFIYMALIGGLLAVFVIMTRGGLKQSFGIGMPYGVAIAGGAALALLMDVELL from the coding sequence ATGCTCATTAATGCCTTTCTTATTATTATACTTGCAATCTGTGTTGTCACAGACATTCGCAAAAGGAAAATATACAACAAGGTGATTTTTCCAGCACTCTTAGCTGCATTCGGGTTGAATATCATATTCGGTGGATTCAGTGGATTTGGGGACGCTCTGATTGGATTTGTCGTCGGTTTCACACTACTGCTCATCCCTTATATTCTTGGAGGCATAGGAGCCGGGGATGTCAAACTGCTTGGCCTGATTGGTGCGTTTAAAGGAAGCGGCTTTGTATTGGAGTCATTCATCTACATGGCGTTAATCGGAGGGTTACTTGCAGTATTTGTCATCATGACAAGGGGTGGACTAAAGCAATCCTTTGGCATTGGCATGCCATATGGTGTGGCAATCGCCGGTGGTGCAGCCCTGGCGTTGCTTATGGATGTGGAACTCTTATGA
- a CDS encoding M20 metallopeptidase family protein: MDIKNFELARNLRHELHAHPELSNEEAWTKQHLMDFITAHTSLEIVDHGSWFYAAYRSGTDGVNIAFRADIDALPMAETLDIPWASKVPDKAHKCGHDGHAATLAAFALEVDQMGSANSIFFLFQPAEETGDGAKQCLPLLRDENIDRIYGCHNMSGMPYQSINIKDGNLQCASTGMVIRMTGKPAHASTPEDGINPAHSIAHLISEIPRLTEGSRGLLLATIINVDVGERDFGMAAYAGELSLTIRALHEKELEQLKADIITIAHDEAMNRGLKVSFEYSDAFPETVNDPAMADEVRRAAMEADLEVNELHEAIRGSEDFGHYAKEVPAAYFYIGNGMDHPPIHTSEYDFIDENIKTGCTMFKRLADV, encoded by the coding sequence ATGGACATCAAAAATTTTGAACTTGCCAGAAATCTGCGGCATGAGCTGCACGCACATCCGGAACTTTCCAATGAAGAAGCCTGGACGAAGCAGCACCTTATGGATTTCATCACGGCACATACTTCCCTGGAAATCGTCGACCATGGCAGCTGGTTCTATGCTGCATACCGCAGCGGTACCGACGGCGTCAACATCGCCTTTCGGGCGGATATCGATGCCCTGCCGATGGCGGAGACCCTTGATATTCCATGGGCTTCTAAAGTTCCGGACAAGGCACACAAATGCGGCCATGATGGCCATGCAGCGACCCTTGCCGCCTTCGCACTTGAAGTCGACCAGATGGGCAGTGCCAACAGCATCTTCTTCCTCTTCCAACCTGCCGAAGAGACCGGTGACGGTGCAAAGCAGTGCCTCCCTCTGCTGAGGGACGAGAACATCGACAGGATATATGGCTGCCACAACATGAGCGGCATGCCATACCAGTCGATCAATATAAAAGACGGAAATCTCCAGTGCGCCTCCACAGGCATGGTCATCAGAATGACGGGAAAGCCCGCCCATGCAAGCACGCCGGAGGATGGCATCAATCCAGCCCACTCCATTGCCCACCTCATCAGTGAAATTCCAAGACTGACCGAAGGCAGCCGTGGCCTGCTGCTTGCCACAATCATCAATGTGGATGTCGGAGAGCGGGACTTCGGGATGGCGGCGTATGCAGGCGAATTGTCGCTGACCATCCGCGCCCTTCATGAAAAGGAGCTCGAGCAGCTGAAGGCGGATATCATCACCATTGCACACGATGAAGCAATGAACCGCGGACTGAAAGTCTCATTCGAATATTCGGATGCATTCCCCGAAACGGTGAATGACCCTGCCATGGCTGATGAAGTGCGCAGAGCTGCCATGGAGGCCGATCTGGAAGTGAATGAACTCCATGAAGCCATCCGCGGCTCTGAAGATTTCGGCCACTATGCAAAAGAAGTGCCGGCGGCGTACTTCTATATCGGCAACGGCATGGATCATCCGCCCATCCATACTTCCGAATATGATTTCATCGATGAAAATATAAAAACAGGGTGCACGATGTTTAAAAGGCTGGCAGATGTATAA